The Mesorhizobium sp. M3A.F.Ca.ET.080.04.2.1 genome contains the following window.
ATCGCCGCCTGGGTGATCATGCACAACGGCCAGGCGCCGTTCTCCTCGTCGCTGACCTTTCCCTTCGCCAAGGAATTCATCATCAATCTCGGCTGGTTCTTCGTGCCGTTCTCTTGCTTCGTCATCGTCGGCGCCGGCAATGCGGTGAACCTGACCGACGGCCTCGACGGGCTGGCGATCGTGCCGATCATGATCGCGGCCGCGTCCTTCGGCGTCATCGCCTATCTATCGGGCAATGCGGTGTTCGCCGAATATCTGCAGATCCATTTCGTGCCGGGCACCGGCGAACTCGCCGTCGTGCTCGGCGCTGTGATCGGCGCCGGCCTCGGCTTCCTGTGGTTCAACGCGCCGCCGGCCGCGATCTTCATGGGCGATACCGGCTCGCTGGCAATGGGCGGCCTGATCGGCACCATCGCGGTCGCCACCAAGCACGAGATCGTGCTCGTCATCGTCGGCGGCCTGTTCGTGGTCGAGATCCTTTCGGTCATCATCCAGGTCGGCTACTTCAAGATGACCGGCAAGCGCGTGTTCCTGATGGCGCCGATCCATCATCATTTCGAAAAGCTCGGCTGGACCGAAAGCCAGGTGGTGATCCGCTTCTGGATCATCGCCGTCATCCTGGCCCTGGTCGGCCTCTCCACACTCAAGCTCAGGTAAGGACACCAGTTGATCCCCGCCGCATCCTTCTCAGGCAAGCGCGTTTCGCTCTTCGGGCTCGGCGGTTCCGGGATTGCCACCGCGCATTCGCTGATCGAGGGCGGCGCCGAAATCCTTGCCTGGGACGACAATCCGGACAGCGTTGCCAAGGCTGCCGCCGCGGGGATCGCAACCGGTGACCTGCGCGCGGCCGACTGGTCGCGCTTCGCGGCCTTCGTGCTGTCGCCCGGGGTGCCGCTCACGCACCCGAAGCCGCATTGGACGGTGGAACTGGCGCGCGGCGCCGGCGTAGAGGTGATCGGCGACATCGAACTTTTCTGCCGCGAGCGCATCCAACTGGCGCCGGCGGCGCCGTTCATCGCGATTACCGGTACCAACGGCAAGTCGACGACGACGGCGCTGACCTCCCACATATTGAAATCAGCCGGGCGCGACACGCAGATGGGCGGCAATATCGGCCGCGCCATCATGACGCTCGATCCGCCGAAGGCGGACCGGCACTATGTCGTCGAGTGCTCCTCCTATCAGATCGATCTGGCGCCCTCGATCAACCCGACCGCAGGTGTCCTGCTCAACCTGACGCCCGACCATCTCGACCGCCACGGCACGATGGCGCATTACGCCTCGATCAAGGAAAGGCTGGTCGCCGGCAGCGAGACCGCCATCATCGGCGTCGACGATTCCTGGTGCGCCCAGATCGCCGACCGGCTGGAGCGGGCCGGCAAGCAAGTCATCCGCATTTCCAAGCGTCTGCCGCTGACCGACGGCTACTTCGCCGACGGCACCAACCTGATGGAAGCCGTACATGGCCGCTACAGCCGCGTCGGCTTCCTGGAAGGCATCGGTTCGCTGCGCGGCCAGCACAACGCGCAGAACGCGTTGGCCGCCGTCGCTGCCTGCCTGAGAGTCGGGCTGGAACTCGGCGAGATCCAGGCGGGGCTCGAAAGCTTTCCGGGGCTCGCGCACCGCATGGAGCAGGTCGGCCGCAAGGATCATGTGCTGTTCATCAACGATTCCAAGGCGACCAATGCGGACGCCGCGGCCCCGGCGCTATCCAGCTTCAGCCGCGTCTACTGGATAGCCGGGGGCCTGCCCAAGGAGGGCGGCATCGAGCCTTTGCGCGGCTTCTTCCCGCGCATCGCCAAGGCCTATCTGATCGGCGAAGCGGCGCCGGTCTTTTCCGCAACGCTCGGTGAGGCGGTGCCCTACGAGATCTCCGGCACGCTGGCCGCTGCGGTCGAGCATGCCGCGCGCGACGCCGCGAACGATAGCGGTGGCGAGGCTGTGGTGCTGCTTTCGCCCGCCTGCGCCAGTTTCGACCAGTTCAAGAATTTCGAGGTTCGCGGCGAAGCCTTCAGGCAAGCTGCGACTGCTATTGATGGGGTGAAACCCATCGGAGGGCCACGTTGATGCAAAGCCGTCTCGACAAAAGTCCGGTCGCAACCTGGTGGTGGACAATCGATCGCTGGTTCCTGGCGGCATTCCTGTCGCTCATGGGCCTTGGCATCGTTTTGTCCTTCGCCGCCAGCCCGGCGGTGGCCGAGCGCATCGGTCTCGACAGCTTCCATTTCGCCACCAGGCAGATCATCTTCACCATCCCGGCGCTTGGCGTGATGCTGGCTGTCTCGTTTCTCGAATCGCGGCAGATCCGGCGAATGGCGTTGCTGATCCTGTCCATCATGCTGGTGCTGATGGTGGCGGTGCTCTATGTCGGCGTCGAAGTGAAGGGCGCGCGGCGCTGGGTGTCGCTCGCCGGCCTCTCCATCCAGCCCTCGGAATTCCTCAAGCCGGCTTTCGTCATCATCTGCGCCTGGCTGTTTGCCGAGCACAAGCGCCAGCCGGACATTCCCGGCAATCTCTTTGCCCTGCTGCTTCTCGTCCTCGTGGTTTCGCTTCTGGTTGCCCAGCCCGACCTCGGCCAGACCATGCTGGTGACCGGCACCTGGGGCGTCATGTTCTTCATGGCCGGCCTGCCGTGGCTGTGGATCATGGCGCTCGGCATAACCGGCGCGACCGGGCTGTTTGCCGCCTACACGGTGTTCCCGCACGTCGCCGCGCGCATCGACAAGTTCCTGACCGGGGAGGGCGACACGTTCCAGGTCGACATGGGCCGCGAGGCGCTGATCAATGGCGGCTGGTTCGGCGTCGGCCCTGGCGAGGGAACCGTCAAGCGGGTGATTCCGGACAGTCATGCCGACTTCGTCTTCTCGGTCGCGGGCGAGGAGTTCGGGCTGATCATGTGCTTCTTCATCATGTCGATTTTTGCCTTCATCGTGCTGCGCGGGCTCAACACGGCGCTCAAGGAACATGACGACTTCACGCGCTATGCGGTCGGCGGCCTGGTCACCGTCTTCGGCCTGCAGTCGGTGATCAACATGTGCGTGAACCTGCAGCTGATGCCCGCCAAGGGAATGACGCTGCCCTTCATCTCCTATGGCGGCTCGTCACAGATCGCCATCGCCATCTCAATGGGCATGGTGCTGGCGCTGACGCGCAGGCGGCCTGAAAAGCGCAAGCAGATGGGCTTCGTCTTCGCGCAACGCGCCATGCCGGCGGAATGAGGCTGGATGTCGAAGGGTGTCATCCTGCTTGCGGCTGGCGGAACCGGCGGACATCTGTTTCCGGCCGAAGCGCTGGCGCATGAGCTGATCGAGCGCGGCTGGAAGGTGCATCTCGCCACCGACCATCGCGCCGAGCGCTATTCCGGCCAGTTCCCTGCCGTCGCCGTCCACTCCATCGCATCGGCGACTCTGGGCTCCAGGAATCCTATCGCTGTGCTCTCGTCCTTCTGGAGGATATGGCAAGGGGTGCGGCAGGCGGGGGAGGTCATGGCCAGGATCAAGCCCGAGGCCGTGGTCGGCTTCGGCGGCTATCCGACGCTGCCGCCGCTCTATGCGGCGACACGGCGCAAGGTGCCGACGCTGATCCATGAGCAGAACGCCGTCATGGGCCGGGCGAACAAAGCCCTGGCCGGCCGTGTCGATGCGATTGCCGGCGGCTTCCTGCCTGAAGGCGCGAGTGCCGCCGGCGCCAAGACGGTGACCACCGGCAATCCGGTCAGGCCGCAGGTTCTGGAGGCGGCAAAAACGCCCTATGTGCCGTCCAAGGACGGCGAACCGTTCCGCTTTCTGGTGTTTGGCGGCAGCCAGGGAGCCCAGTTCTTTTCCGATGCCGTGCCGGCGGCGATCGCATTGTTGCCCGAGGCGCAGCGCAAGCGGCTATTGATCACACAGCAGGCGCGCGCCGAAGATGTCGGGCGGGTGAAGGCCGTCTATGCCGAGCTTGCGGTCGACGCGCAGGTCTCGCCGTTCTTCACCGACATGGCGGCACGGATGGCTGCGGCGCATCTGGTGATGTCGCGCTCCGGCGCTTCGACGGTGTCCGAGATCTCGGTCATCGGCCGGCCGGCGCTGCTGGTTCCTTATCCACACGCGCTGGACCATGATCAGGCGGCGAATGCTGCGGCGCTCGCCGCCGCCGGCGGTGCCGAGCTCCACCCGCAGTCGACGCTTTCGGCCGAGCGGATCGCCGCGCTGGTGGGAGGGCTCATGAACGACCCCAGCAGGCTGGCGGGCATGGCGGCGGCCGCCCGTTCGGCCGGAAAACCCGACGCGGCGCGGTTGCTCGCCGATCTGACAGAGGCTATTGCGTCCGGCAAAACGGTTTCGGACTTCAGGAGGACGCGCGCATGAAGATGCCGCAGACGATTGGCCTCGTGCATTTCATCGGCATCGGCGGCATCGGCATGAGCGGCATTGCCGAGGTGCTGCACAACCTCGGCTACAAAGTGCAAGGCTCCGATCAGGCGGACGGCGCCAATGTGCAGCGTCTGCGCGACAAGGGCATCGAATGCTTCGTCGGCCACAAGGCGGAGAACCTAGGCGAGGCCGAAGTCGTGGTCGTTTCGACCGCCATCAAGAAGACCAACCCGGAGCTGAGGGCCGCGCGGGAAAAATTGCTTCCGGTTGTCCGCCGTGC
Protein-coding sequences here:
- the ftsW gene encoding putative lipid II flippase FtsW; this translates as MQSRLDKSPVATWWWTIDRWFLAAFLSLMGLGIVLSFAASPAVAERIGLDSFHFATRQIIFTIPALGVMLAVSFLESRQIRRMALLILSIMLVLMVAVLYVGVEVKGARRWVSLAGLSIQPSEFLKPAFVIICAWLFAEHKRQPDIPGNLFALLLLVLVVSLLVAQPDLGQTMLVTGTWGVMFFMAGLPWLWIMALGITGATGLFAAYTVFPHVAARIDKFLTGEGDTFQVDMGREALINGGWFGVGPGEGTVKRVIPDSHADFVFSVAGEEFGLIMCFFIMSIFAFIVLRGLNTALKEHDDFTRYAVGGLVTVFGLQSVINMCVNLQLMPAKGMTLPFISYGGSSQIAIAISMGMVLALTRRRPEKRKQMGFVFAQRAMPAE
- the murD gene encoding UDP-N-acetylmuramoyl-L-alanine--D-glutamate ligase, translated to MIPAASFSGKRVSLFGLGGSGIATAHSLIEGGAEILAWDDNPDSVAKAAAAGIATGDLRAADWSRFAAFVLSPGVPLTHPKPHWTVELARGAGVEVIGDIELFCRERIQLAPAAPFIAITGTNGKSTTTALTSHILKSAGRDTQMGGNIGRAIMTLDPPKADRHYVVECSSYQIDLAPSINPTAGVLLNLTPDHLDRHGTMAHYASIKERLVAGSETAIIGVDDSWCAQIADRLERAGKQVIRISKRLPLTDGYFADGTNLMEAVHGRYSRVGFLEGIGSLRGQHNAQNALAAVAACLRVGLELGEIQAGLESFPGLAHRMEQVGRKDHVLFINDSKATNADAAAPALSSFSRVYWIAGGLPKEGGIEPLRGFFPRIAKAYLIGEAAPVFSATLGEAVPYEISGTLAAAVEHAARDAANDSGGEAVVLLSPACASFDQFKNFEVRGEAFRQAATAIDGVKPIGGPR
- the murG gene encoding undecaprenyldiphospho-muramoylpentapeptide beta-N-acetylglucosaminyltransferase, with translation MSKGVILLAAGGTGGHLFPAEALAHELIERGWKVHLATDHRAERYSGQFPAVAVHSIASATLGSRNPIAVLSSFWRIWQGVRQAGEVMARIKPEAVVGFGGYPTLPPLYAATRRKVPTLIHEQNAVMGRANKALAGRVDAIAGGFLPEGASAAGAKTVTTGNPVRPQVLEAAKTPYVPSKDGEPFRFLVFGGSQGAQFFSDAVPAAIALLPEAQRKRLLITQQARAEDVGRVKAVYAELAVDAQVSPFFTDMAARMAAAHLVMSRSGASTVSEISVIGRPALLVPYPHALDHDQAANAAALAAAGGAELHPQSTLSAERIAALVGGLMNDPSRLAGMAAAARSAGKPDAARLLADLTEAIASGKTVSDFRRTRA
- the mraY gene encoding phospho-N-acetylmuramoyl-pentapeptide-transferase, whose translation is MLTLLVDFADKISAFNVFRYITFRTGGALITSALIVFIFGPTIINSLRLRQGKGQPIRADGPQTHFKKAGTPTMGGLMILSGIIGSSLLWANLSSIYVWVVLLVTVGFGSIGFYDDYLKVTKQSHLGFSGKARLAIEFVIAGIAAWVIMHNGQAPFSSSLTFPFAKEFIINLGWFFVPFSCFVIVGAGNAVNLTDGLDGLAIVPIMIAAASFGVIAYLSGNAVFAEYLQIHFVPGTGELAVVLGAVIGAGLGFLWFNAPPAAIFMGDTGSLAMGGLIGTIAVATKHEIVLVIVGGLFVVEILSVIIQVGYFKMTGKRVFLMAPIHHHFEKLGWTESQVVIRFWIIAVILALVGLSTLKLR